A genomic window from Longimicrobiaceae bacterium includes:
- a CDS encoding alpha/beta hydrolase: protein MNEAPGPAAEVRTGAFAVSGGLRLHWQAWDADAPRAVLLVSHGLGEHGGRYAPLALGLARQGISTYAVDHRGHGLSEGRQAHVRRFSDFTDDFEAFRLAVQPELPSGVPVFLLGHSLGGLIALRYLQTHTDTPLRGAVLSSPALALHNAVPWWKKAGAPLLNVVAPALKLHNEIDPSVLSHDAEYVASYRRDPLVHSWITPRLYAEINRAMALALAEGGALRLPLLFVIPGADPVVRPAVTGAFARGLDGDVTVEVFPEMYHEAFNEVGGERVMADVAAWILARAG, encoded by the coding sequence ATGAACGAAGCGCCGGGACCCGCCGCCGAGGTGAGGACCGGCGCTTTCGCCGTCTCCGGCGGCCTGCGCCTCCACTGGCAGGCGTGGGATGCGGATGCGCCGCGGGCCGTCCTCCTCGTCTCCCACGGCCTGGGCGAGCACGGTGGACGCTACGCCCCTCTCGCGCTCGGCCTCGCCCGGCAGGGCATCTCCACCTACGCGGTCGACCACCGCGGCCACGGCCTGTCCGAAGGCCGCCAGGCGCACGTCCGCCGCTTCTCGGACTTCACGGACGACTTCGAGGCCTTCCGTCTCGCCGTCCAGCCCGAGCTTCCGTCCGGCGTGCCCGTCTTCCTCCTCGGCCACTCGCTCGGCGGGCTGATCGCGCTGCGGTATCTCCAGACGCACACGGACACGCCGTTGCGGGGCGCCGTCCTCTCGTCCCCCGCGCTGGCGCTGCACAACGCGGTGCCGTGGTGGAAGAAGGCCGGCGCGCCGCTGCTGAACGTGGTGGCCCCCGCGCTCAAGCTGCACAACGAGATCGACCCGTCGGTCCTGTCGCACGACGCGGAGTACGTGGCGTCGTACCGGCGCGACCCGCTGGTGCACTCGTGGATCACGCCGCGGCTCTACGCCGAGATCAACCGGGCGATGGCGCTCGCGCTCGCGGAGGGCGGCGCACTTCGGCTCCCGCTTCTCTTCGTGATTCCCGGAGCGGACCCGGTCGTGCGCCCCGCCGTCACCGGCGCCTTCGCGCGCGGGCTGGACGGCGACGTGACGGTGGAGGTCTTCCCGGAGATGTACCACGAGGCGTTCAACGAGGTAGGCGGGGAGCGCGTCATGGCGGACGTGGCGGCGTGGATCCTTGCGCGCGCCGGCTGA
- the bshB1 gene encoding bacillithiol biosynthesis deacetylase BshB1, whose protein sequence is MAADTLAPPVDLLAIAAHRDDVELTCGGTIARMAAAGHRVGILDLTAGETGTDGSADLRGHEADAAAKVLGATARRNAGLPDAGLENSTDTRRRVISFIRAFRPRVVILPFQNGRHPDHRIASQLAYDACFLAGLKRYDAPGEPHRPEKLLYTMAYREDPVKPSFVVDITGQIETKMEAIRCYASQFDGKTWGGEVFPGGDRPLYDQVRMHAARYGSLIRREYGEPFYVAETLEVDDVVTLTVRSI, encoded by the coding sequence GTGGCCGCTGATACGCTCGCTCCTCCCGTGGACCTGCTCGCCATCGCCGCGCACCGCGACGACGTGGAGCTCACGTGCGGCGGCACCATCGCGCGGATGGCCGCGGCCGGGCACCGCGTGGGCATCCTGGACCTCACGGCGGGAGAGACGGGCACGGATGGCAGCGCGGATCTTCGCGGCCACGAGGCGGACGCGGCGGCGAAGGTGCTGGGCGCGACGGCGCGGCGGAATGCGGGGCTGCCCGATGCAGGGCTGGAGAACTCGACGGACACGCGGCGGCGGGTGATCTCGTTCATCCGCGCGTTCCGGCCGCGGGTGGTCATCCTGCCCTTCCAGAACGGGCGCCACCCGGACCACCGCATCGCCTCGCAGCTGGCGTACGACGCATGCTTCCTGGCGGGCCTCAAGCGCTACGACGCGCCCGGCGAGCCTCACCGGCCGGAGAAACTGCTGTACACGATGGCGTACCGCGAAGACCCGGTGAAGCCCAGCTTCGTGGTGGACATCACCGGCCAGATCGAGACGAAGATGGAGGCGATCCGCTGCTACGCCTCGCAGTTCGACGGCAAGACGTGGGGCGGCGAGGTCTTCCCCGGCGGCGACCGCCCGCTGTACGACCAGGTGCGGATGCACGCCGCCCGCTACGGCTCCCTCATCCGCCGCGAGTACGGCGAGCCCTTCTACGTCGCCGAGACGCTGGAGGTGGACGACGTGGTGACGCTGACGGTGCGGAGCATCTGA
- a CDS encoding nucleotide exchange factor GrpE yields the protein MSEHRKGKHEDHEAGAQSGANGQTTADGQANGQAGADGQASADAQQPAAETQSAAGPQDELGAMRDRHLRLAAEFDNYRKRVERERGESWVRAQAQLAEKLLEPLDDLQRIADFDPATTSATALHEGAEMVEKKFLRALEAAGLEPIDAAGKPFDPTVHEAITTGPTSVREEDDTVGDVFQKGYRFKGVLLRPARVRVRKHEG from the coding sequence ATGAGCGAGCACCGCAAGGGCAAGCACGAGGACCACGAGGCCGGCGCGCAGTCCGGCGCGAACGGACAGACCACGGCCGACGGGCAGGCGAACGGCCAGGCCGGCGCGGACGGACAGGCGTCTGCCGACGCGCAGCAGCCGGCGGCCGAGACGCAGTCCGCCGCGGGGCCGCAGGACGAGCTGGGCGCCATGCGCGACCGGCACCTGCGCCTGGCGGCGGAGTTCGACAACTACCGCAAGCGCGTGGAGCGCGAGCGCGGCGAGAGCTGGGTGCGCGCGCAGGCGCAGCTCGCCGAGAAGCTGCTGGAGCCGCTGGACGACCTGCAGCGCATCGCCGACTTCGACCCGGCGACCACGTCGGCCACCGCGCTGCACGAGGGGGCGGAGATGGTGGAGAAGAAGTTCCTGCGGGCGCTGGAAGCCGCGGGGCTGGAGCCGATCGACGCGGCGGGCAAGCCGTTCGACCCGACCGTGCACGAGGCCATCACCACGGGTCCCACGAGCGTACGCGAAGAGGACGACACGGTGGGCGACGTGTTCCAGAAGGGCTACCGCTTCAAGGGCGTGCTGCTGCGCCCCGCGCGCGTGCGCGTGCGCAAGCACGAGGGCTGA
- a CDS encoding ABC transporter permease yields the protein MGLGEALKMALGMIRTNKLRGFFTVLGTVVGVTFLIAVITMIEGMNTYMEKDFAGTIFGVNSVTLRRRPSIITEEPSPALRREWQRRPRISFDDAAWLKTRMETPGVLALSASNVGKVKGSGNKEVENVFVTGASASYFQIRDMKLERGRAFTENEGERGVPVVVIGKDVASNLFEGRNPIGQVVRIRGFPYTVIGVLEKQGSLFGTSLDNQAIAPIKSNLNGFVNNVPNKVDELTFKVPVDNLMAPAQEELESWMRIRHHLRPGQPNDFELETAEQSLSFWNKIKTIMLIALPGLVSISLVVGAVVIMNIMLVSVSARTREIGLRKSLGARRRDILTQFLVEAGTLSGAGGLIGIGLGLALAKLIAKISPIPAEVSWPSIGLAILLAVGVGLLAGVYPAYRASRLDPIVALRAE from the coding sequence ATGGGACTCGGCGAGGCGCTGAAGATGGCGCTGGGGATGATCCGCACGAACAAGCTGCGCGGCTTCTTCACCGTGCTGGGCACGGTCGTGGGCGTGACCTTCCTGATCGCGGTCATCACCATGATCGAGGGCATGAACACCTACATGGAGAAGGACTTCGCCGGCACCATCTTCGGGGTCAACAGCGTGACCCTGCGCCGGCGTCCCTCCATCATCACCGAGGAGCCGTCGCCGGCGCTGCGGCGCGAGTGGCAGCGCCGCCCGCGCATCAGCTTCGACGACGCGGCGTGGCTGAAGACGCGCATGGAAACGCCGGGGGTGCTGGCGCTGAGCGCGTCCAACGTAGGGAAGGTGAAGGGGTCGGGGAACAAGGAGGTCGAGAACGTCTTCGTGACGGGCGCCTCGGCCAGCTACTTCCAGATCCGAGACATGAAGCTGGAGCGGGGCCGCGCCTTCACCGAGAACGAGGGGGAGCGCGGCGTGCCCGTGGTGGTGATCGGCAAGGACGTGGCGTCGAACCTGTTCGAGGGGCGCAACCCCATCGGGCAGGTGGTGCGCATCCGCGGCTTCCCGTACACCGTCATCGGGGTGCTGGAGAAGCAGGGGAGCCTGTTCGGCACGTCGCTCGACAACCAGGCCATCGCGCCCATCAAGTCGAACCTGAACGGCTTCGTCAACAACGTGCCGAACAAGGTGGACGAGCTGACGTTCAAGGTGCCGGTGGACAACCTGATGGCGCCCGCGCAGGAGGAGCTGGAGAGCTGGATGCGCATCCGCCACCACCTGCGGCCGGGCCAGCCCAACGACTTCGAGCTGGAGACGGCGGAGCAGTCGCTGTCGTTCTGGAACAAGATCAAGACGATCATGCTCATCGCCCTGCCCGGGCTGGTGTCCATCTCGCTGGTGGTGGGCGCGGTGGTGATCATGAACATCATGCTGGTCTCGGTCAGCGCCCGCACCCGCGAGATCGGGCTGCGCAAGTCGCTGGGCGCGCGCCGCCGCGACATCCTCACCCAGTTCCTGGTGGAGGCGGGCACGCTCTCCGGGGCCGGCGGGCTGATCGGCATCGGCCTGGGGCTGGCGCTGGCGAAGCTGATCGCCAAGATCAGCCCCATCCCCGCGGAGGTGTCGTGGCCGTCCATCGGCCTGGCGATCCTGCTGGCGGTGGGCGTGGGCCTGCTGGCCGGCGTGTACCCCGCCTACCGCGCCTCGCGGCTGGACCCCATCGTCGCCCTGAGGGCGGAATGA
- a CDS encoding ABC transporter permease, with protein sequence MNFTSTREGILIALEALRSNKVRAFLTILGVVIGVATVSAMAAIITGMQETISADLEAVGAKTFILMRFDQTTVRMSGPGRPPWEGKPKVTLAEGAMLSELPSVGSVTPSIAASGEVKYGSHEVSGVQISGNGVEWPTYTLGDFAGGRNFLPADYNRAGGVAVIFDDVAKQLFAGRDPVGRVVRVNGVPLTIVGVYKPKPNLFAGGSQLVVVVPTSTAIKYLKVRDDWMQMLIVPAPGFTQDQAIDDVTMALRTARMQRPAEESNFALVKQEALVKQVASFTGVVETVMLVLASIGLMVGGVGVVGIMMISVTERTREIGVRKALGATRREILWQFLVEAMTVTVIGGVIGLALGGGGALLLKTLTPIPAHVPLFWAVIAIGVSAACGILFGMYPANKAARLDPVDALRYE encoded by the coding sequence ATGAACTTCACGTCCACGCGCGAGGGGATCCTGATCGCACTGGAGGCCCTGCGGTCCAACAAGGTGCGCGCCTTCCTCACCATCCTGGGGGTGGTGATCGGCGTGGCGACGGTGTCGGCCATGGCCGCCATCATCACCGGCATGCAGGAGACGATCTCGGCCGACCTGGAGGCGGTGGGGGCGAAGACCTTCATCCTCATGCGCTTCGACCAGACCACGGTGCGCATGTCCGGCCCCGGCCGTCCGCCGTGGGAGGGCAAGCCCAAGGTGACGCTGGCCGAGGGCGCGATGCTCTCGGAGCTGCCGTCGGTGGGCTCGGTGACGCCCAGCATCGCCGCGAGCGGCGAGGTCAAGTACGGCAGCCACGAGGTGAGCGGCGTCCAGATCTCCGGCAACGGGGTGGAGTGGCCCACGTACACGCTGGGCGACTTCGCGGGCGGGCGTAACTTCCTGCCGGCGGACTACAACCGTGCGGGCGGCGTGGCGGTCATCTTCGACGACGTGGCCAAGCAGCTCTTCGCCGGCCGCGACCCCGTGGGCAGGGTGGTGCGGGTGAACGGCGTGCCGCTCACCATCGTGGGCGTCTACAAGCCCAAGCCCAACCTCTTCGCCGGCGGGTCGCAACTCGTGGTGGTGGTGCCCACCAGCACGGCCATCAAGTACCTGAAGGTGCGCGACGACTGGATGCAGATGCTGATCGTTCCGGCGCCCGGCTTCACGCAGGACCAGGCGATCGACGACGTGACGATGGCGCTGCGCACGGCGCGCATGCAGCGGCCGGCCGAGGAGAGCAACTTCGCGCTGGTCAAGCAGGAGGCGCTGGTCAAGCAGGTGGCGTCGTTCACCGGCGTGGTGGAGACGGTGATGCTGGTGCTCGCGTCCATCGGCCTGATGGTGGGCGGCGTGGGCGTGGTGGGGATCATGATGATCTCGGTGACCGAGCGCACCCGCGAGATCGGGGTGCGCAAGGCGCTGGGCGCCACGCGCCGCGAGATCCTCTGGCAGTTCCTGGTGGAGGCGATGACGGTCACGGTGATCGGCGGGGTGATCGGCCTGGCGTTGGGCGGCGGCGGAGCGCTGCTGCTCAAGACGCTCACGCCCATCCCCGCGCACGTGCCGCTCTTCTGGGCGGTGATCGCCATCGGCGTCTCGGCGGCCTGCGGGATCCTGTTCGGGATGTACCCGGCGAACAAGGCGGCGCGGCTGGACCCGGTGGACGCGCTCCGGTACGAGTAG
- the mnmA gene encoding tRNA 2-thiouridine(34) synthase MnmA, translating into MQQRRTVLVAMSGGVDSSVAAALLVEQGHRVIGVTMKTFCYSETESAGKTCCGLDGIMDARRVADTLGIPHYVFDVEREFTRDVIDDFVSEYAAGRTPNPCVRCNGNTKFRDLLKRGAMLGCDAIATGHYARMGMDERGRAVLRRGLDANKDQSYFLWALPPEMLPQLLFPVGELTKPEVRERARQLGLATAEKPESMEICFVPTGNYVDVLEQRLSADHPALSAGKLVMADGTEIGEHDGYARFTVGQRKGLGGGRSLPLFVIGTRPETREVVVGTLDELNRRDVRIGEMNWLADAPRAGDAVHVQIRHRAKAVPATVASVDGGIVSLGLEQAQRAVTPGQSAVIFSGDVVLGGGRIAA; encoded by the coding sequence ATGCAGCAGAGGCGGACGGTGCTGGTGGCGATGTCGGGCGGCGTGGACTCGTCGGTGGCGGCGGCGCTGCTCGTGGAGCAGGGCCACCGCGTGATCGGCGTGACCATGAAGACGTTCTGCTACTCCGAGACGGAATCGGCGGGCAAGACGTGCTGCGGGCTGGACGGCATCATGGACGCGCGGCGCGTGGCCGACACGCTGGGCATCCCCCACTACGTTTTCGACGTGGAGCGCGAGTTCACGCGCGACGTGATCGACGACTTCGTGAGCGAGTACGCCGCCGGCCGCACGCCCAACCCGTGCGTGCGCTGCAACGGCAACACCAAGTTCCGCGACCTGCTGAAGCGCGGCGCCATGCTGGGCTGCGACGCCATCGCCACCGGCCACTACGCGCGTATGGGCATGGACGAGCGCGGGCGCGCGGTGCTGCGGCGCGGGCTGGACGCGAACAAGGACCAGTCGTACTTCCTGTGGGCGCTGCCGCCGGAGATGCTGCCGCAGCTCCTCTTCCCCGTGGGCGAGCTGACCAAGCCGGAGGTGCGCGAGCGCGCCCGGCAGCTCGGCCTGGCCACGGCGGAGAAGCCGGAGAGCATGGAGATCTGCTTCGTGCCGACCGGCAACTACGTGGACGTACTGGAGCAGCGCTTGAGCGCAGACCACCCTGCCCTCTCCGCCGGCAAGCTCGTCATGGCGGACGGCACGGAGATCGGCGAGCACGACGGGTACGCGCGCTTCACCGTGGGCCAGCGGAAGGGCCTGGGTGGCGGGCGCAGCCTGCCCCTCTTCGTGATCGGGACGCGGCCGGAGACGCGCGAGGTGGTGGTCGGCACGCTCGACGAGCTGAACCGCCGCGACGTGCGCATCGGGGAGATGAACTGGCTGGCGGACGCGCCCCGCGCGGGCGACGCCGTGCACGTGCAGATCCGCCACCGCGCGAAGGCCGTGCCCGCTACGGTCGCGTCGGTGGACGGCGGGATCGTCTCGCTGGGGCTGGAGCAGGCGCAGCGCGCGGTTACGCCGGGTCAGTCCGCGGTCATCTTCAGCGGAGACGTGGTGCTCGGCGGCGGGCGCATCGCCGCGTAA
- a CDS encoding CDP-alcohol phosphatidyltransferase family protein: MRGINLPNLITISRIGLALVVPPLLFHPTFAARLAAFIVFLVAAVTDLWDGYLARSQNLITDLGKLLDPIADKLLLVTTFVPLYVLSHGAEPQTPFPWPGEPGHGGLPWDGGRFPLWIVVIIFGRELFITLFRGYAAKRGVVLAAGQSGKYKAVCQNVFIGAAILWYALHSRAFEQGWGGQVWMGWRYFHFGFTVVVLSVAVVLTVYSMVVYLREYRTLNLGRSGAR; this comes from the coding sequence ATGCGCGGCATCAACCTCCCCAACCTGATCACCATCAGCCGGATCGGGCTCGCGCTGGTGGTGCCGCCGCTGCTCTTCCACCCCACGTTCGCGGCGCGCCTGGCGGCATTCATCGTCTTCTTGGTCGCCGCGGTCACGGACCTGTGGGACGGCTACCTGGCCCGGTCGCAGAACCTGATCACCGACCTGGGCAAGCTGCTCGACCCCATCGCCGACAAGCTGCTGCTGGTGACCACCTTCGTGCCGCTGTACGTGCTGTCGCACGGCGCCGAGCCGCAGACGCCCTTCCCGTGGCCCGGCGAGCCCGGCCACGGCGGGCTGCCCTGGGACGGCGGCCGCTTCCCGCTCTGGATCGTGGTGATCATCTTCGGGCGCGAGCTGTTCATCACCCTCTTCCGCGGCTATGCGGCCAAGCGGGGGGTCGTGCTCGCCGCGGGGCAGTCCGGGAAGTACAAGGCGGTGTGCCAGAACGTCTTCATCGGCGCCGCGATCCTGTGGTACGCGCTGCACTCGCGCGCCTTCGAGCAGGGTTGGGGCGGGCAGGTGTGGATGGGGTGGCGGTACTTCCACTTCGGCTTCACCGTGGTCGTCCTCTCCGTCGCGGTGGTGCTCACCGTGTACTCCATGGTCGTCTACCTCCGCGAGTACCGGACGCTGAACCTCGGCCGCTCCGGCGCGCGCTGA
- the dnaJ gene encoding molecular chaperone DnaJ, protein MANQTKDFYRILGVAESATADEIKKSYRKLAKQYHPDAHPNDNAAAEKFKEISEAYSILSDDTKRKQYDQMRKYGGLTGMGGFGGRAPGAGGPQAGGAPGGFSFDDLEVGGLGDIFGSLFDFGGRRGRRSGPQRGENIESTVEVPFATAVRGGRVTVNVTVTEPCPTCGGSGAKPGTQVITCPECKGSGQIAFGQGGFAVKRPCPNCMGKGKVAPDPCATCNGQGQVRRQRPVQVNIPAGVDNGSTIRLSGQGEPGEGGAPPGDLLLTIRVAPDRFFSRDGLDINATVPINIAQAVLGSKMSVRTVEGKKVVLKIPPGTQPGTRFRIPGQGVEKGGRRGDQYVRVQVTIPEKLDENQRALFEQLAEAADLKH, encoded by the coding sequence ATGGCCAACCAGACCAAAGACTTCTACCGCATCCTCGGTGTGGCCGAGAGCGCCACGGCCGACGAGATCAAGAAGTCGTACCGCAAGCTCGCCAAGCAGTACCATCCGGACGCGCACCCCAACGACAACGCCGCGGCCGAGAAGTTCAAGGAGATCTCCGAGGCGTACTCCATCCTCTCCGACGACACCAAGCGCAAGCAGTACGACCAGATGCGCAAGTACGGCGGGCTGACGGGGATGGGCGGCTTCGGCGGGCGGGCGCCCGGCGCGGGCGGACCGCAGGCCGGAGGCGCACCGGGCGGCTTCTCGTTCGACGACCTGGAGGTGGGCGGGCTCGGCGACATCTTCGGCTCGCTCTTCGACTTCGGCGGCAGGCGGGGGCGCCGCTCGGGCCCGCAGCGCGGCGAGAACATCGAGAGCACCGTGGAGGTCCCGTTCGCCACGGCGGTGCGCGGCGGCCGGGTGACGGTGAACGTGACCGTCACCGAGCCGTGCCCCACCTGCGGCGGCAGCGGCGCCAAGCCCGGGACGCAGGTCATCACGTGCCCGGAGTGCAAGGGCTCGGGCCAGATCGCGTTCGGTCAGGGCGGGTTCGCGGTCAAGCGCCCGTGCCCCAACTGCATGGGCAAGGGCAAGGTGGCCCCGGACCCGTGCGCCACCTGCAATGGCCAGGGCCAGGTGCGCCGCCAGCGCCCCGTGCAGGTGAACATCCCCGCCGGCGTGGACAACGGCTCCACCATCCGCCTGAGCGGCCAGGGCGAGCCGGGCGAGGGCGGCGCGCCCCCCGGCGACCTGCTGCTCACCATCCGCGTTGCGCCGGACCGCTTCTTCTCGCGCGACGGGCTGGACATCAACGCCACCGTGCCCATCAACATCGCCCAGGCGGTGCTGGGGTCGAAGATGAGCGTGCGCACCGTGGAGGGGAAGAAGGTGGTGCTCAAGATCCCGCCGGGGACGCAGCCGGGCACGCGCTTCCGCATCCCCGGCCAGGGCGTGGAGAAGGGCGGCCGCCGCGGCGACCAGTACGTGCGCGTGCAGGTCACCATCCCCGAGAAGCTGGACGAGAACCAGCGGGCGCTCTTCGAGCAGCTCGCCGAAGCCGCCGACCTGAAGCACTGA
- a CDS encoding ABC transporter ATP-binding protein, with amino-acid sequence MSDGSPIIEARDLQKHYVLGAETVRALRGVNLEIRRNEYVAIMGPSGSGKSTFMNLIGCLDSPTGGEYILNSQRVAGMDDDALARVRNREIGFVFQTFNLLPRSTALENVELPLVYAGIGKQERRDRAVEALRSVELGDRMDHRPNELSGGQRQRVAIARALVTRPSIILADEPTGNLDSRTSEEIMALFARLHSEGQTIIMVTHEPDIAAHAERVVTLKDGVIESDRRQVPTAAFAGRGEPALAEA; translated from the coding sequence ATGAGCGACGGCTCACCCATCATCGAGGCGCGCGACCTCCAGAAGCACTACGTGCTGGGCGCCGAGACGGTGCGCGCCCTGCGCGGGGTGAACCTGGAGATCCGCCGCAACGAGTACGTGGCGATCATGGGGCCGTCGGGCTCGGGCAAGTCGACGTTCATGAACCTGATCGGCTGCCTCGACAGCCCTACGGGCGGCGAGTACATCCTCAACTCGCAGCGGGTGGCGGGGATGGACGACGACGCGCTCGCCCGCGTGCGGAACCGGGAGATCGGGTTCGTATTCCAGACGTTCAACCTGCTGCCCCGCTCCACGGCGCTGGAGAACGTGGAGCTGCCGCTGGTCTACGCCGGCATCGGCAAGCAGGAGCGGCGCGACCGCGCCGTGGAGGCGCTGCGCTCGGTGGAGCTGGGCGACCGCATGGACCACCGGCCCAACGAGCTCTCGGGCGGCCAGCGGCAGCGCGTGGCCATCGCCCGCGCGCTGGTGACGCGGCCCTCCATCATCCTGGCCGACGAGCCCACGGGCAACCTGGACTCGCGCACGTCGGAGGAGATCATGGCCCTCTTCGCGCGGCTGCACTCCGAGGGGCAGACGATCATCATGGTGACGCACGAGCCCGACATCGCCGCGCACGCCGAGCGCGTGGTGACGCTCAAGGACGGCGTGATCGAGAGCGACCGGCGGCAGGTGCCCACGGCGGCCTTCGCGGGCCGCGGCGAGCCGGCGCTCGCGGAGGCCTGA
- a CDS encoding ADP-ribosylation factor-like protein: CGKTTNLEYIYEKVSPNTRGKLISLATETERTLFFDFLPVDLGSIRGFKTRFHLYTVPGQVYYNASRKLILKGVDGVVFVADSQVERLDANIESMHNLYDNLTEYGLDLREIPFVIQYNKRDLPNISSLEELQQQLNPTNVPTYEAVGVRGIGVFDTLKAVSKLVIKSLS, encoded by the coding sequence TGCGGCAAGACGACCAACCTGGAGTACATCTACGAGAAGGTGTCGCCCAACACCCGCGGCAAGCTCATCTCGCTGGCCACGGAGACGGAGCGCACCCTCTTCTTCGACTTCCTGCCGGTGGACCTGGGCTCCATCCGCGGCTTCAAGACGCGCTTCCACCTGTACACGGTGCCGGGGCAGGTGTACTACAACGCCTCGCGCAAGCTGATCCTGAAGGGCGTGGACGGGGTGGTGTTCGTGGCCGACAGCCAGGTGGAGCGGCTGGACGCGAACATCGAGTCGATGCACAACCTGTACGACAACCTGACCGAGTACGGGCTGGACCTGCGCGAGATCCCCTTCGTGATCCAGTACAACAAGCGCGACCTGCCCAACATCTCCTCTCTCGAGGAGCTGCAGCAGCAGCTGAACCCCACCAACGTGCCCACGTACGAGGCGGTGGGTGTGCGCGGGATCGGGGTGTTCGACACGCTGAAGGCGGTCAGCAAGCTGGTCATCAAGTCCCTCAGCTGA
- a CDS encoding cysteine desulfurase family protein, protein MHPHAIYLDHAASTPLRPEVRDAMLPLLVERFGNPSSAHAWGRASRAALDEARARFAAVIGAAPAEIVFTRGGTEADNLAVLGRAKATPGAPVACSAVEHKAVLATAHAAEAEGHALHVVPVDANATVCLNALDEALAARPAIVSVMWANNEVGAVQPVAEIAARCRAAGVVFHSDAVQALGKLRVRVDEVPADLLSFTAHKLGGPRGAGALYVRRGTELAPLVHGGGHERGLRAGTEDVASAMGLAVAAELAEAEREREMARLRGLRDRLQAGLCERISGLVVNAAGADRLPTLLSVSVPGADGELLLAALDLEGIGVSAGSACSSGALGRSHVLTAMGLREDSGPAVRFSLGRTTTAEEIDRALEVFPDVVMRVRVGVA, encoded by the coding sequence TTGCATCCTCACGCCATCTACCTGGACCACGCGGCCTCCACGCCGCTGCGACCCGAGGTGCGCGACGCCATGCTGCCGCTGCTGGTGGAGCGCTTCGGCAACCCGTCGAGCGCGCACGCGTGGGGGCGCGCGAGCCGCGCGGCGCTCGACGAGGCGCGGGCGAGGTTCGCCGCGGTGATCGGCGCAGCGCCGGCTGAGATCGTGTTCACGCGCGGCGGGACGGAGGCGGACAACCTCGCCGTCCTCGGTCGCGCGAAGGCGACGCCGGGCGCGCCCGTGGCCTGCTCCGCCGTGGAGCACAAGGCGGTGCTCGCGACCGCGCACGCGGCGGAGGCGGAAGGCCACGCGCTGCACGTCGTTCCGGTGGATGCGAACGCGACCGTGTGCCTCAACGCGCTGGACGAGGCGCTGGCGGCGCGGCCCGCGATCGTCTCCGTGATGTGGGCGAACAACGAGGTCGGCGCGGTGCAGCCGGTGGCGGAGATCGCCGCGCGCTGCCGGGCCGCGGGTGTCGTCTTTCACTCCGACGCGGTGCAGGCGCTGGGCAAGCTGCGCGTGCGGGTGGACGAGGTGCCGGCGGACCTGCTCTCGTTCACCGCGCACAAGCTGGGCGGCCCGCGCGGCGCGGGTGCGCTGTACGTGCGCCGCGGGACGGAGCTTGCGCCGCTGGTCCACGGCGGCGGCCACGAGCGCGGCCTTCGCGCGGGGACCGAGGACGTCGCATCCGCGATGGGGCTCGCGGTCGCGGCGGAGCTTGCGGAGGCGGAGCGCGAGCGGGAGATGGCGCGCCTCCGCGGGCTCCGCGACCGTCTCCAGGCGGGCCTGTGCGAGCGCATCTCCGGACTGGTGGTGAACGCCGCGGGCGCGGATCGGCTGCCGACGCTGCTCAGCGTCTCCGTGCCCGGCGCGGATGGCGAGCTGCTGCTGGCGGCGCTGGATCTGGAAGGCATCGGCGTGTCCGCGGGCTCGGCCTGCTCCAGCGGCGCGTTGGGCCGCTCGCACGTGCTGACGGCGATGGGGCTGCGGGAGGACAGCGGCCCGGCGGTTCGCTTCTCCCTCGGCCGCACGACGACGGCGGAGGAGATCGACCGGGCGTTGGAGGTGTTTCCGGATGTGGTGATGCGGGTGCGGGTAGGCGTGGCGTGA